Proteins found in one Rhipicephalus microplus isolate Deutch F79 unplaced genomic scaffold, USDA_Rmic scaffold_34, whole genome shotgun sequence genomic segment:
- the LOC142786871 gene encoding uncharacterized protein LOC142786871 has protein sequence MERVALERLEWIADHLGFFPEQQTGFRRHRCTADSISDVVATLEDARISGEGAMLLLLDVESAFDGLPHVAVEAALDRLGFNGSLRGFLTAFVSGRSFRVRVGGATSQPRDITAGVPQGSVLSPFLFNMALAGLPASLPTDTRFPARCFVYGDDVALWVRGPRRSIPAIRRSLQAALDAVITYLGGIGLKVSATKTEALLIHPLAAARTHVKRLRVGNRSLPWRLVVKYLGLTIDHRLTWIPASKAAATKVRRVQGAISSLQLRGRGCSTKWALRLNQAVASSVLLYVFPLVNLTPARRSLLEGLHRGVLRAILGLPKSSPVAATFAQAGEYPLTLRMLQRTPGHIDRLHRATDGRALLERLRSQPGSRMGGLCLLYHQIVPDLPVPVTSPPPHHQPPEVHLCLEGATKRQTPATALQQAASCKLQEQLERRLQVFTDGSVMPDRTAAATCVIPSRANSRQCRLPFLASSTAAELAGSHLAVDLLAEDIPLEPAAVLYDSKAALQTLANSRRAGLTACLLTAKVRALTDAKLSVSFHWLPSPVGIAGNEKADTVAKAAHQPGTPYSCAVAARDYSQARLKRLLVTVHPDPRVASGRGPKPLPETGLTRRERASLLRLRTGCMWTAARRHAKGICPSPACSRCGDPETLETLLCACPGLAQERLRAYAAYRRQGLPVSTLEHLLFPSHPHPAALRSLAEFVEESGIAAYR, from the coding sequence ATGGAGAGGGTGGCTCTAGAGAGACTAGAGTGGATtgccgaccacctgggcttcttcccGGAGCAGCAGACGGGCTTCAGGCGACACCGGTGCACGGCAGATTCGATCTCGGACGTCGTCGCTACCCTCGAGGACGCCAGGATCAGCGGGGAAGGggccatgctgctgctgctggacgtGGAGAGTGCCTTCGATGGACTCCCACACGTGGCAGTCGAAGCGGCCCTGGACCGCCTCGGCTTCAACGGGAGCCTCCGAGGCTTCCTGACCGCCTTCGTGTCCGGGAGGAGCTTCCGTGTCCGTGTTGGAGGGGCAACCAGCCAACCCAGGGACATCACTGCTGGTGTCCCACAGGGTTCAGTACTGAGCCCCTTCCTCTTTAACATGGCACTAGCAGGACTTCCGGCGTCCCTCCCGACAGACACAAGGTTCCCGGCCCGCTGCTTCGTCTACGGAGATGACGTGGCACTCTGGGTCCGGGGACCAAGGCGGTCCATCCCAGCCATCAGGAGATCACTGCAGGCGGCCCTCGATGCAGTGATAACATACCTCGGCGGCATCGGGCTTAAAGTTTCTGCCAccaagaccgaggccctgctgatTCACCCGCTGGCGGCAGCTCGCACACACGTGAAACGGCTGAGGGTTGGCAACCGCAGCCTGCCTTGGAGGCTGGTGGTGAAGTACCTGGGGCTCACCATCGACCACCGGCTCACGTGGATCCCGGCTTCCAAGGCTGCTGCCACCAAGGTGCGGCGCGTCCAGGGCGCCATCAGCAGTCTGCAGCTGCGTGGCCGTGGCTGCTCCACCAAGTGGGCCCTCCGGCTGAACCAGGCTGTGGCGTCCTCGGTCCTCCTGTACGTCTTCCCGCTGGTGAACCTGACACCGGCCAGGAGAagcctgctggagggactccaCAGGGGTGTACTGAGGGCCATCCTGGGGCTTCCCAAAAGCTCGCCGGTGGCAGCGACTTTCGCACAGGCGGGAGAGTACCCTCTGACGTTGCGTATGCTCCAACGTACGCCGGGCCACATCGACCGCCTTCACCGCGCCACCGACGGCAGGGCCCTCCTGGAGCGTCTCCGCAGTCAGCCAGGATCACGGATGGGAGGCCTCTGCCTGCTGTACCACCAGATAGTCCCGGATCTGCCAGTACCGGTTACCTCTCCACCACCTCACCACCAGCCACCAGAGGTCCACCTCTGCTTGGAAGGGGCAACCAAGCGACAGACGCCTGCGACCGCACTGCAACAGGCGGCCTCCTGCAAGCTCCAGGAACAACTGGAAAGACGGCTGCAGGTGTTCACGGACGGATCTGTGATGCCGGACAGGACCGCAGCGGCCACATGCGTAATCCCGTCCAGAGCCAACAGCAGGCAGTGCAGGCTACCCTTCCtggcgagctccacggctgcaGAACTGGCTGGATCTCATCTCGCGGTAGACCTGTTGGCCGAGGACATCCCCCTTGAGCCGGCCGCGGTCCTGTATGACAGCAAGGCGGCCCTGCAGACCCTGGCCAACTCCCGCCGTGCCGGACTGACGGCCTGCCTCCTGACAGCCAAGGTTCGGGCCCTCACCGACGCCAAGTtgtccgtctccttccactggctgccctcccCCGTGGGCATCGCTGGAAACGAGAAGGCGGACACAGTCGCCAAGGCTGCCCACCAGCCTGGTACCCCCTACTCCTGTGCCGTGGCGGCCAGGGACTATTCGCAGGCCCGTCTCAAGAGGCTCCTCGTCACAGTCCACCCAGACCCGAGGGTGGCCAGCGGGCGAGGACCAAAGCCTCTCCCAGAGACGGGCCTCACCAGGAGAGAACGGGCCTCCCTGTTGCGACTGCGAACCGGCTGCATGTGGACAgcggcccgccgccacgccaaggGCATCTGTCCCTCCCCGGCCTGCAGCCGTTGCGGAGATCCAGAGaccctcgaaacccttctctgtGCCTGCCCTGGCTTAGCACAGGAACGCTTGAGGGCCTACGCGGCCTATAGGAGACAAGGTCTGCCCGTCTCCACCCTGGAACACCTGCTGTTCCCGTCTCATCCACATCCAGCAGCACTCCGAAGCCTGGCGGAGTTCGTGGAGGAGTCAGGAATCGCTGCCTACCGCTGA